Sequence from the Flavobacterium sp. TR2 genome:
ACAGCCAAAAGGCTTCGAGAGTTTTTTGAAGACGTAATTCCAGAAGACATCAATCAAATGGTTGAGAATCTGAATGAATATCGAAAAACCTTAAAAGGTAATTTTGAAGATAAAGTAAAGAAGATGAATGAAATAACTGCTTCTTTGAAAAGTAAAGAATAACAAAAAGTTCCAGAGGAACGATAATATTGGTTTTAACCCGATGTAAAAAAATGAATGAGATTACCTCTTCATTAAAAAATAGAGAGTAAAAAAGTTTCGGAAAGAAATTAATGATAAAAATCATTGAAAGTACAAGGATTTATTCGTTTCTTTGCGTTATTAAGAATGATTATAAACAACAACATAATGATTAAAACAGATATACTTATAATTGGAGCAGGACCAACAGGTTTATTTGCCGTATTCGAGGCAGGATTGTTAAAATTAAAATGCCACATTTTAGATGCGCTTCCACAACCAGGAGGACAACTATCAGAGTTATATCCAAAAAAACCAATTTACGATATTCCTGGATTCCCAGAAGTATTAGCCGGAGATTTAGTTGACGGGTTAATGGAGCAAATCAAGCAATTTGAACCAGGATTTACTTTAGGAGAACGTGCTGAAACAGTTGAAAAGCAAGAAGACGGAACTTTTATTGTAACATCAAACAAAGGAACTAAATTTCACGCGCCGGTTATCGCAATCGCTGGAGGTTTAGGAAGTTTCGAGCCTCGTAAACCACTTATCGAAGATATCGAGTTTTATGAAGATAAAGGAGTAAAATACTTCATCAAAAATCCGGAGAAATTCAGAGATAAAAGAGTTGTAATTGCAGGAGGAGGAGATTCAGCATTAGACTGGTCAATTTTCTTAGCAAATGTAGCTTCAGAAGTAACTTTAATTCACCGTAGAAACGAATTTAGAGGAGCTTTAGACTCAGTAGAAAAAGTACAGGAACTAAAATCAGCGGGAAAAATCAAATTAATCACTCCAGCAGAAGTAGTTGGAATCAATGGAGCAGAGCACGTTGAGTCATTAGACATCGAAGAAAACGGAGCACACCGCAAAATCGAAACCGATTATTTTATTCCACTTTTTGGATTAACGCCAAAATTAGGTCCAATCGGCGATTGGGGACTAGAAATCGAGAAAAACGCCATTAAAGTAAATAATGCCTTAGATTACCAGACAAACATTCCTGGAATCTTTGCCATTGGAGACGTAAACACCTATCCAGGGAAATTAAAGTTGATTCTTTGCGGATTCCACGAAGCGACTTTAATGTGTCAGGCTGCTTATTCAATCATCAACCCAGGTAAAAAATACGTATTAAAATATACAACAGTATCAGGAGTAGACGGTTTCGACGGAACACGTAAAGAAGCACCAAAAGCGGTTGTGAAGGCGATAGTTTAAGTTGTTAAGGTTCTAAGGAACTGAGGCGCTAAGATTTTTATATACAAAGCTCAAACTTTTAGTTTGGGCTTTTTTATTAATCCCAGAGGAATGATATATTTATAGAAAAAGAAATAATTCCGTTTGTAAAAGCTCCAGCAGAGCGAAATATATGTCGCTCCGCTGGAGCTTTTGTGTTGCGCTTGTCGTTTTTCTATAAATATTATGCTCCTTCGGAGCTAAATCACGCAAAAGATAAAACCTTAGAGCCTCAGTCCCTTAGAACCTCAGAACCTTAGAAAAAAAACATTTGCAAATAGAATTGCCATTTCATACCTTTGCACTGTTCTTAAAATTATTGTCAGTTATCACGAAAGGCGGAGGGACAGACCCAATGAAACCTTAGCAACCCTTTACCATAAAGAAGGTGCTAAATTCTACTTTTTACTAATTTTCAAGTATTAAAGATAGATAACACAAATACATTACAAGTATTTCTCAAAACTTTTCCAGACAACATACAATATTTACTGAAACAGATTCTGTATCAGGAGCGAATCATTGGCGCATTTTTGCAGTCAATAGTTCCCGCTTTTCGTTGCAATCTTTTGCTTTTTAAAGAAAAAAGCAAAAGGATTTCCACTTCAATCGGGGCTAAGAGCCAGCAATAGTGCACTTTTGGAATTAATTTGAATCAAAACACGTATTCTAACAGGTTTTAATCCCGAGGCTTCGGGACTGTTAGGTATTTTAATAATAGAATAAAAAAAGCTTGGCGCCTTAGCGTCTTTGCGGCAAAAGAATATGGCAATAACAATTCAAGAAGCAATAAAAAAAAATATCCTAATCCTCGACGGAGCAATGGGAACAATGCTGCAACGCTATAATTTCTCAGAAGAAGATTTCAGAGGAGAGCGTTTCAAGGATTTCCCGCATCCGTTAAAAGGAAACAACGATTTACTATCCCTAACACAACCGCAAGCGATTCGTGCTGTGCACGCCGCATATTACGAAGCAGGTGCAGACATCGTAGAAACCAATACCTTTTCAGGAACAACAATTGGTATGGCCGATTATCATATGGAAGATTTGGTTTACGAGTTAAACTACGAATCGGCAAAAATCGCCAGAGAAGTTGCGGATGAATTCACAGCAAAAAATCCAGACAAACCACGTTTTGTAGCTGGTTCAATTGGACCAACGAACCGTACGGCAAGTATGTCGCCAGATGTAAACGATCCGGGTTACAGAGCCGTAACGTTTGACGATTTACGAATTGCTTACAAAGAACAGGTAGAAGCTCTTATGGACGGTGGTTGCGATTTGCTTTTAGTAGAAACAATTTTCGATACTTTAAATGCAAAAGCAGCGCTTTTTGCGATCGAAGAAGTTAAGGAAGAACGCAATCTGGATATTCCAATCATGGTTTCGGGAACGATTACCGATGCTTCAGGAAGAACACTTTCTGGACAGACCGTTGAAGCGTTTCTGATTTCAGTCTCGCATATTCCGTTGTTAAGTGTAGGATTCAATTGCGCTCTTGGTGCCGATTTGCTAAAACCATATTTAAAAACATTAGCACACAATACAAGCTTTAATGTTTCAGCACATCCAAATGCAGGATTACCAAATGCATTCGGACAATACGATGAAACACCAGAACAAACTCAGGCGTTAATCAAAGAATATTTAGAAGATAATTTAATCAACATAATTGGCGGTTGTTGCGGAACAACTCCAGATCATATTCGATTGATTGCTGAGGTTGCGAAGGATTATAAACCACGCGTGGCGCCGGTTTTTGAATAATATTCGCATTCCTGCAAGGTTTTCAAAACCTTGTAGGTGTGATTTATTGAGAGTTAAAAAAATAGAAACCTACAAGGTTTTGAAAACCTTGCAGGTTGAATTGAGAATAAAATGTTCCATAGGAACAATGATTGGTAGAAAATGACAGAAAAAAGAAGAGACCTTGTATTATCAGGATTAGAACCGTTGATTATTACGCCGGAAAGTGTTTTTGTGAATGTTGGTGAGCGTACAAACGTAACAGGTTCAAGAAAATTCCTGAGACTAATCAAGGAAGAGAAATACGACGAGGCACTTGATATTGCAAGACAGCAGGTAGAAGGTGGAGCACAAATCATCGATATTAATATGGATGAAGGAATGCTTGACGGAGTTACGGCAATGACTAAATTTTTGAATTTAATTGCTGCAGAACCAGACATTTCGAGAGTGCCAATTATGATTGACAGTTCGAAATGGGAAATCATCGAAGCAGGTCTAAAGGTAGTACAGGGAAAAAGTGTCGTAAACTCGATTTCGCTGAAAGAAGGAGAAGAAGCCTTTATTCATCACGCCAAATTAATCAAACGTTACGGAGCGGCAGCAATTGTTATGGCTTTTGACGAAGTGGGGCAGGCCGATAATTACGATCGTAGAGTTGAGATTTGTCAGCGTTCGTATGATATTTTGGTCAATAAAGTAGATTTTCCTCCTCAGGATATTATTTTCGATTTGAATATTTTTCCGGTTGCAACCGGAATGGAAGAGCATAGATTGAACGCTTTGGACTTCTTTAGAGGAACAAAATGGGTTCGCGAGAATCTTCCGCACGCGCACATCAGCGGTGGTGTGAGTAACGTTTCGTTCTCATTTAGAGGAAACGATGTGGTTCGTGAAGCGATGCACTCGGTATTCCTATACCACGCGATTAAAAACGGAATGACAATGGGAATCGTAAACCCAGAAATGTTGACGATTTACGATGATATTCCGAAAGATTTATTAGAACACGTTGAAGACGTAATTTTAGACAGACGCGACGATGCTACAGAACGACTTTTAGATTTTGCAGAAAATGTAAAAGGCGAAGCAAAAAGCGATGAAAAAGCTGTTCAGGAATGGCGTTTAGGATCGGTTCAGGATCGTATTACGCATTCATTGGTAAAAGGAATTGATGCTTTTATTGAAGAAGATGTTGAAGAAGCGCGTCTGGCCGCAACAAAACCAATCGAGGTTATCGAAATCAATTTGATGGCCGGAATGAATGTGGTTGGAGATTTATTCGGAAGCGGGAAAATGTTCCTGCCACAGGTAGTAAAATCGGCTCGTGTAATGAAAAAAGCGGTGGCTTATTTATTGCCGTTTATTGAAGAAAGCAAACAGGCGGGAGACAAACAAGGAAACGGAAAAATCCTGATGGCAACCGTAAAAGGTGATGTTCATGATATTGGAAAAAACATCGTTTCGGTAGTTTTGGCTTGTAATAATTATGAGATTGTTGACTTAGGAGTAATGGTTCCTCCTGAAAAAATTATTTCGGCTGCGATTGAACATGAAGTTGACATTATTGGATTAAGCGGACTGATCACACCTTCGCTTGACGAAATGGTGTATTTGGCCAAAGAATTAGACAAACAAGATATTAAAATTCCAATTATGATTGGTGGAGCAACCACTTCGCGTGCGCATACGGCCGTGAAAATTGCACCTCAATACAGAGAAACCGTAATTCACGTAAACGATGCTTCAAGAGCCGTTACCGTTGCAGGAAACCTGTTGGATCATAATAGAAAAATATACGCAGCAGATATTCGCGCAGAATACGATTCGTTCAGAGAAACGTTTTTAAACCGTTCAAGAGACAAAAACTTCTTGACGATTGAAGATGCCCGTAAAAACAAATTGCCGTTGGATTGGTCTGAATATACGCCAGTTAAACCAAAAGTAATTGGCGCGCAAACCATCGAAGTCGAATTGGATGTTTTGGTTCCGTATATCGACTGGACACCATTTTTCCAGACTTGGGAATTGTACGGAAAATATCCGGCAATTTTAACGGATGAGGTTGTGGGCGAGCAAGCGACATCTGTTTTTAACGATGCTCAGGCGATGCTGAAAGTGATTTTAGAAGAGAAAAAATTAAAAGCAAAAGGTATTTACGGAATTTTCCCTGCAAATCAGGTAAATGATGACGATATCGAATTGCGTGATGAAAACGGAAAAGTTTTGGAGAAATTCTTAACGCTTCGTCAGCAGTCGCAAAAAACAAAAGGCGCTCCAAATATTGCGTTAGCCGATTTTATTTTGCCAAAAGAAAGCGGAGTAGAAGATTATATGGGAGCTTTTTGCGTAACCACAGGTTTTGGTGTTGATGAATGGGCTGCTGAATACGAAAAGAATTTAGACGATTACAATTCGATTATGGTAAAAGCACTTGCGGATCGTTTTGCTGAGGCTTTCGCCGAATATCTTCACGAGCGAGTGCGTAAAGATTTCTGGGGTTACGACAGCGAAGAATCTTTAACCAACGAAGAATTGATCAAAGAAAATTATAAAGGAATCCGTCCTGCGCCAGGTTATCCGGCTTGTCCAGATCACTTAGAGAAACCAACGATTTGGAAACTTTTAGATGTTGAAAAGCAAATAGGAGTGAAATTGACAGAAAGTATGGCAATGTGGCCAGCTTCATCGGTTTCAGGATATTATTTCGGAAACCCAAAAAGCCGCTATTTCGGACTCGGAAAAATAAAAGAAGATCAGGTTACAGATTACGCTAAACGCCGAAATGTACCGCTTGATTACGCAATGAAATGGTTAAACCCTAATATAGCAGATTAAATATAGTCTAAAGGCAAAAGTCATAAAGTCTCAAAGAATGTGGCTTTCGACTTTCGACTTTCGACTTTCGACTTTCAGACTTTAAACTAAATTGTTGATTTACGTTTTTTGATTTCAGATTTTTTACACAGACTAAAACTCAAAATTCATAATTCATAACTCATAACTCAGAAATGAAAGTAACAGAACATATAGAAAACGCCAAAGGAAAAACATTATTCTCATTTGAAATTATTCCGCCTCAGAAGGGGAAAAGCATTCAGGAATTATACGATAATATCGATCCGTTGATGGAGTTTAATCCGCCGTTTATTGATGTGACGACCTCTCGCGAGGAGTACATTTACATTGACCGCGGTAACGGACTTTTGGATAAAAAATTGACTCGTATGCGTCCGGGAACGCTTGGAATTTGCGCTTCTATAAAACATAAATACAATGTTGATACGGTTCCGCATTTGCTTTGCGGCGGTTTTACCAAAGAAGAGACTGAGTATATGCTTGTTGACTGTCATTATTTAGGAATCAACAACGTAATGGCGCTTCGCGGAGACGCTATGAAAGATGAACAGTCTTTTACGCCAAAAGTTGGAGGAAATCATTACGCAATTGATTTGGTGAAACAAATTAATGATTTGAATTGCGGAAAATATCTGCATGAGGTAATGGATGCCGACAACAAAGCCGATTTCTGCATTGGAGTTGCTGGTTATCCAGAGAAACATTTAGAATCACCATCTTTACAATCTGATTTAAAAAGATTAAAAGAAAAGGTCGATGCGGGAGCAGATTACGTCGTGACACAAATGTTTTTTGACAATGCGAAATATTTTGCTTTCGTAGAAAAAGCAAGAGAAATGGGCATCACAATTCCGATTATTCCCGGAATCAAGCCAATTGCTGTTCAAAGGCATTTACAAGTTCTGCCGCAAATTTTCAGAATCGATTTGCCAGAAGATTTGATCGATGCCGTAGACAAATGCAAAAACAACGCTGAAATCAAACAAGTCGGAATCGAATGGGCGATTCAGCAGTCATTAGAATTGAAAGCTGCCGGAGTTCCGTTTTTACACTATTATTCAATGGGTAAATCTGAGAACATCCGACAGATTGCAAGCCAGGTTTTTTAATCGTTGGCGACATGAACTTTGTCAAAGTTTTAAACTTTGACAAAGTTGTTGAAGTCTAGTTTGTAATTTCTTAGAATGACAAAAAATATAATCTTCGAATTTGGATTTTGTTTAATTTAGATATTTAAATTTTCACAGCATGAAACCAGAAGAATTACAAGCCATAGCCTCTCAATTAAAACATCCATCGGGAGAAAAAGGAATCGAAATGGCCAATATGATGAACGAAACGAACATCAATATGACCAAACATTCGATTCAGAATCTGAATATTTCAAGCGAAAACAGAATTCTGGAACTAGGCCACGGAAACGCGGGCCATGTTGAATTTCTTTTTGAACAAGCTGAAAAATTAAAATACTACGGATTAGAAATGTCAGAACTGATGTTTCAGGAAGCGCGCCAGATCAATCGAAATTTTGTTTCTCAAAAACAGGCTTTCTTTTCGCTTTATGACGGAAACGCAGTTCCGTTTGAAGATGGATTATTCGATAAAATATTCACAGTAAATACCCTTTATTTTTGGCAGAAGCCCGAAGAATTGCTAGCAGAAATCTATAGGGTTTTAAAACCAGGCGGGAATTTCTGTCTGACGTTTGCCGAAGAAGATTTTATGAAAAAATTGCCTTTTACCCAATTCGAATTTGAATTGTACAGCACCGAAAAAGCGCAGAAATTAATCAGAAAATCAGATTTTAAAATCGTATATACCGAAACGCAGACCGAGAAAGTAAAAAGTAAAACTGGCGAATTGGTTGACAGAGCTTTTACCACCATAGTTCTGGAGAAATAGTTTTTTTGCCAAAGATTGTACGGATTAAATAATCCTTTTAAATTTTTTAATCTGTAGCAAAAAACAATTAATCCTTGCATTTTTTGAGTGCTTTCATTCTTTATTATTAACCAGACTGAATTATAATCTTCTACAATTATGGAAGTTAAGAAAATCAATTTTTTGCAGAGTTACAGCAGTATTTTATGGCTTCTTGGCGGTATTGTAGCAGGAAGTATTTTCGGATTGGTGTTTGGAGAAGAGGTTTTAATCATAAAACCGCTTGGAGATATATTTCTCAACCTACTTTTTACAGCCATTATTCCGCTTATCTTTTTTACGATCGGTTCTTCGATTGCCAATTTGGAGCGGACAGAAAAACTGGGAAAATTGTTTGTGATTATGTTGCTCGTTTTTCTCGCTACAATTTTAATTTCTGCAATTGTTATGATTTGTGCGGTTTATCTTTTTCCAATTCATGAAGATATTGCTATCGCCAAAGTCCCTTTTGAAGAAGTAGCGTCTGGATCGGCAGGAGACCAGATTGCAAAACTGCTTACAGCAAATGATTTCTTCGAATTGCTTTCTCGAAAAAGTATGCTAGCGCTAATAATTTTTTCTTTCTTAGTAGGCTTTGCAACTTTGCAATCTGGTGAAAAGGGAAAAGCTTTCAAAAGTTTTTTAGATTCAGGAAACGAGGTAATGAAACAGCTTTTGAACATCATCATGAAGTTTGCACCAATTGGTTTGGGAGCGTATTTTGCATATCAGGTTGGTGTTTTTGGACCGCAACTGCTAGGAGTTTATGCAAAACCTATGGCAGTTTATTATGCAGCTTGTGTTTTCTACTTTTTTGTGTTCTTTAGTTTGTATGCATTAGTCGCTGGCGGAAAAAGAGCTTTTAAAGTTTTTTGGAGCAACAATATAGAGCCGTCATTAACGGCAGTCGGGACCTGCAGCAGTATTGCAACCATTCCGGCCAACTTAGCGGCAGCAGAAAAAATGGGAATTCCAGCCCATGTGCGAAATTTAGTTATTCCGTTAGGCGCACCTCTGCACAAGGACGGTTCCAGTATGTCATCTATTTTAAAAATAACCTTTTTGTTTGCCATGTTCGGTAAAAATTTTTCAGATCCGATGACGATTCTTTTGGCACTCGGAATTACAGTTGTAGTTTCAATTGTTGAAGGAGGAATTCCGAATGGGGGATACATTGGCGAAATCTTAGCCATTACGGTTTATGGCTTCCCGATGGAGCAGGCACTTCCTGTCGCGATGATTTTAGGAACTTTAGTAGATCCGATAGCGACTTTATTAAATGCAAACGGAGACGTAATCAGTTCTATGATGGTTTCCCGATTTTCGGAGAAAACCAAATGGTAGCTTTTCTTTAAAACAAGCAATTTTTTTATAAATATAATCTTATATGCGCAATCTGCGCAACATAACCAATACAATAAACTTATGAATTCAATACTACAGCACGATTTAAACAATTTTGAGAACATCTTAGAAGAAACAAAACAGCAGGGAGTTGATTTTTTGAATGCGATTGAAAGCGTTCCAACGTCTAATACCTATTCTATTGATCCTAAAACGGTATTAAACGAGTTAGGTTTAGGATCAATTGAAGCCTTAAAAGAATTTAATGAAAGACTGGCTCCCTTGATGGTTTCTTCGCCTGGTCCTAGATATTGGGGGTTTGTAACAGGCGGTTCTACACCCGCATCTATCGTGGGCGATTGGCTGGCTTCTGTTTATGATCAAAATACCCAAGCAGTAAAAGCGCAAGGAGGAGCATCGGCATTAATAGAATTTGAAACCATCAATTTATTATTGCAGCTGTTAGATCTTCCGGACTCATTTTTAGGCGGATTTGTTACAGGTGCTACAATGTCAAACTTTACTTCGCTTGGCGTTGCCAGACAATGGTTTGGCCATCAGTTCGGAAAAGATTTTGCTAAAAACGGAATTTCAGAAACGGTTAATATTCTAACCGCAACTCCGCATTCTTCTTCTGTAAAATGTTTGTCGCTTTTAGGAATTGGAAGCCAGAATTATACGGTTGTAAAAACAATTGAAGGCAATCGTGAGGCTTTGGATATTACTGATTTAGAGGAAAAAATTAAAACTTTAAACGGAAAGCCTTTTATTCTGATTTCGAGTGCAGGAACTGTAAATACGGCCGATTTTGACGATTTTGAAGCTATTGCAGAACTAAAAGGGAAATACAATTTCTGGTGGCATATTGACGGTGCATTTGGTGGATTTGCAGCGGTTTCAGATAAATACAAACATTTAGTAAAGGGTTGGGAAGGAGCAGACAGTATTGCGATCGATTGCCATAAATGGCTAAACGTGCCTTACGAAAGTGCTTTCTTTCTGACTAAAAAAGACCATATAAATCTGCAGATTGAAACATTTCAGAATTCGAATGCGCCTTATTTAGGAAATCCGCTGGAAAATTTTAATTATCTAAATGTGCTTCCGGAAAATTCACGCCGTTTGCGTGCGCTGCCTGCTTGGTTTTCGCTTAAAGCGTACGGAAAAGAAGGTTACAGAGATATTATTGAAGACAGTGCTGCCTTGGCATTGCATTTTGGAAATGCTTTGATAGAAAATGATTTTGAGCTGTTAGCGCCAATCCGTTTAAATAATGTCTGCTTTACGCTCAAAGGAGATCACAATCAGGAAAAAGTAAGCCAGTTTTTATCTGCTTTGAATGATAGAGGAAAAGTGTTTATGACACCAACGGTATATCAAAATAAAAAAGGAATCAGAGCTTCTTTTGTGAATTGGCGAACAACCGAAAATGATCTGAGACTTGTAATTGATGAAATGAAAGAAGTGCTTTCAGAAATATAAACTGTACAAAAGTAGAAGAGCCTGTTTGAAGGAACAGGCTCTTGACTAACACAAAAAAAACAAAAAACAAGGTATTTAAAGAACGAAACTTTTATATGCGGTATGTAAATGCAATTGTCGCGATACGATTGTCAAGCTCATATCTTTTGTCAATGCCAGTTTGCGCGACTGCAGATTTGATAGTAAAATTATTGGTATTGAAAACATCAGTAAAATTGAGTTTAATGTTTCCTCTTTTGGCCAAAACTTGTTTTGAAATTCCGATGCTGAAATCAAAGAAGCCATCTCGCTCATAAATGCCAAGATTAGATTTTGACTGATATTGGGCATTTCCCTCTACCTTTAAGGTTTCGGTTATGGCAAAAGAATTCTGGACACTTAGATTCAATGTTACAATAGGATCAATTGTAGAGCTGTTCAAAATGTCAGCCATAAATTTATTTTCAAAAACATTGAACAGCGTATTTACAGACCACCATTTGTTTAGCTCAGCAGTATTGGTAACATTAACGCCATAATTATATGATTTGTCAACGTTAATCTGAGTTGTAACGGTCGTATTGTTGTCTGGATTATAGTTGTAAACTTCTGTGAAAACGTCTTTGGTGCTGTTAAAATAAACCGAAGCCATAAAATTGCTTTTCCACGCATAGCCAACTTCCATAGCGTGCGTGATCTCTGGAATCAAGTTGGGGTTTCCTTGCGAATAATTGAATGAGTCATCGTAAAAACGAAACGGATTCAAGTCAAACTGGCTTGGCCTGTTGATTCTTTTACTGTAAGAGGCGTGTGCCGAATGGTTGCTTGTAAATTCGTATTTTAGAGAAAGGCTCGGAAACCATTTCAAATAATCATCTTTATGCTGCTCGTTCAACGTTTTTTGGTCAATATTTATCGCAGTATATTCTGTTCTTAGACCCGCCTGAATATTTAATTTTTCTAACTGATATTTGTAATTCGCGTAAGCGGCATAAATCTGTTCGCTGTATTCAAAATGATTGGTAGAATTAAAATCGATAAGCCACTCGTTGTTTTCGTAATATTCATAAACTGAAGGATTATCATTGTTTTTAAGACTCGTTTTGAAGCCCCATTCAATAGATTGTTTTTCCTTTAACGGATTTATAAAATCAATTTTCCCTGTAAAAACCTTTAATTGAGAAGGAATATAACCGCGACGGTCGTTTACAACAGTGGCATTTGCGGTATTATCTGCACTTTGAAATTGATTGGATCTAAACTTTGAGGTTTCGTATTCAAAATCAAAAGACATATTTTTTCCTTCATCATTAAATTTGTGCGTACCAGAAAGAGCATACGTATAATCAAACCATTTTTCTTTGCTGTCATTGTAGGTCAAAGCGTCAAAAATAGCTTGATTTGATGCGTTAAACACCGTGTTTGTTCCGTCAGCTCTATTTTCATATCGCCCGATTTTGGCATCTACATAAAATTCTAAATTCGTTTTAGGTGAAGCCTCATATTGAGTTCCGATTTTAAAATTATTAGAAGTCAAAGGTTCATCTGTAATAGAGGTCTGATAATTTGTAGAAGCAATTTCTTGATGTGAAAGATCAGTGTATTGCGTCTGATTGAATTTTTTATGCTCTTCTTCACCACGGAACGTATAGCTGTAATTCCCAAAGACGCCCCATTTATCTTTATTATAATTTAAATTGAAGCCAGAATTGGTTCTGTTTTTTCTTCCCCTTCCGTAACTCGCAAAAGCAGTTCCCTTTAAACCAGAAGAGTTTGGCTTTTTTAAAATAATATTGATGATTCCGGCTTTTCCGGCTGCGTCATATTTAGATGAAGGATTTGTAATCACTTCAATTTGTTTGATGTTTGATGAGGTTGTCGCTTTTAAATAATTCGCCAATTCTTTTTGCGAAAGTTGCGTCAATTTTCCGTTTATCATGACTGCAACGCCCTGTTGTCCGCGAATTGAAAGGTCACCATCTTGCGACACAACAACGCCTGGCGCACGTGATAAGACGTCAAGCGCGGTCCCGCCTTCAGATACGATGCTGTTTTCTACATTAAAAACAAGACGATCAGATTTTTGAGTATAAAGTACTTTCTTTTTAGTAATCACGATTTCATCTAAAGCATTTATAGTGGTTTCAACAATACTATCGGTTTCTTTTTCTGTTTGAGAATATCCATCATATACCGAAAAAGCAAGCATAATGGAGGTTATAATTTTTTTCATGCTGTTTGAATTTGGCCGATTCTAAACCGAGATTTAGAAACGTAATCTTTGTAATTTTTCTAAATCAGAATTTATTGCAGTACAATTTGTTCTAATTTTTCTGAAAACTTTCTTCGAAGATTTATGGCTTGGTTTGAAACAGCAGCAATAAGTTTTTTTAGGGTAAGGATTATACGTAACATACCGTGGCATTTAAAATTTGATTTGCCAAATATAATACTATTTATAATAAGTCTAAATAAAAATAATAAATATTTTTGCAACAAAAACTTTAATTTCTTGATTTGTAGAGAGAATAGGGGGAATAAAAATGAAAAAGCGGTTTGCTTTATTTTAAAACAAACCGCTTTTTTTATCAAAAACCTGAAAATCTACTTTGTGATTTCTCTAAAAACAGCTTCCAGATTTTTATTTTTTTGATTCAATTGTAATGTTTTTAATCCA
This genomic interval carries:
- a CDS encoding NAD(P)/FAD-dependent oxidoreductase, which codes for MIKTDILIIGAGPTGLFAVFEAGLLKLKCHILDALPQPGGQLSELYPKKPIYDIPGFPEVLAGDLVDGLMEQIKQFEPGFTLGERAETVEKQEDGTFIVTSNKGTKFHAPVIAIAGGLGSFEPRKPLIEDIEFYEDKGVKYFIKNPEKFRDKRVVIAGGGDSALDWSIFLANVASEVTLIHRRNEFRGALDSVEKVQELKSAGKIKLITPAEVVGINGAEHVESLDIEENGAHRKIETDYFIPLFGLTPKLGPIGDWGLEIEKNAIKVNNALDYQTNIPGIFAIGDVNTYPGKLKLILCGFHEATLMCQAAYSIINPGKKYVLKYTTVSGVDGFDGTRKEAPKAVVKAIV
- a CDS encoding homocysteine S-methyltransferase family protein; translation: MAITIQEAIKKNILILDGAMGTMLQRYNFSEEDFRGERFKDFPHPLKGNNDLLSLTQPQAIRAVHAAYYEAGADIVETNTFSGTTIGMADYHMEDLVYELNYESAKIAREVADEFTAKNPDKPRFVAGSIGPTNRTASMSPDVNDPGYRAVTFDDLRIAYKEQVEALMDGGCDLLLVETIFDTLNAKAALFAIEEVKEERNLDIPIMVSGTITDASGRTLSGQTVEAFLISVSHIPLLSVGFNCALGADLLKPYLKTLAHNTSFNVSAHPNAGLPNAFGQYDETPEQTQALIKEYLEDNLINIIGGCCGTTPDHIRLIAEVAKDYKPRVAPVFE
- the metH gene encoding methionine synthase encodes the protein MTEKRRDLVLSGLEPLIITPESVFVNVGERTNVTGSRKFLRLIKEEKYDEALDIARQQVEGGAQIIDINMDEGMLDGVTAMTKFLNLIAAEPDISRVPIMIDSSKWEIIEAGLKVVQGKSVVNSISLKEGEEAFIHHAKLIKRYGAAAIVMAFDEVGQADNYDRRVEICQRSYDILVNKVDFPPQDIIFDLNIFPVATGMEEHRLNALDFFRGTKWVRENLPHAHISGGVSNVSFSFRGNDVVREAMHSVFLYHAIKNGMTMGIVNPEMLTIYDDIPKDLLEHVEDVILDRRDDATERLLDFAENVKGEAKSDEKAVQEWRLGSVQDRITHSLVKGIDAFIEEDVEEARLAATKPIEVIEINLMAGMNVVGDLFGSGKMFLPQVVKSARVMKKAVAYLLPFIEESKQAGDKQGNGKILMATVKGDVHDIGKNIVSVVLACNNYEIVDLGVMVPPEKIISAAIEHEVDIIGLSGLITPSLDEMVYLAKELDKQDIKIPIMIGGATTSRAHTAVKIAPQYRETVIHVNDASRAVTVAGNLLDHNRKIYAADIRAEYDSFRETFLNRSRDKNFLTIEDARKNKLPLDWSEYTPVKPKVIGAQTIEVELDVLVPYIDWTPFFQTWELYGKYPAILTDEVVGEQATSVFNDAQAMLKVILEEKKLKAKGIYGIFPANQVNDDDIELRDENGKVLEKFLTLRQQSQKTKGAPNIALADFILPKESGVEDYMGAFCVTTGFGVDEWAAEYEKNLDDYNSIMVKALADRFAEAFAEYLHERVRKDFWGYDSEESLTNEELIKENYKGIRPAPGYPACPDHLEKPTIWKLLDVEKQIGVKLTESMAMWPASSVSGYYFGNPKSRYFGLGKIKEDQVTDYAKRRNVPLDYAMKWLNPNIAD
- the metF gene encoding methylenetetrahydrofolate reductase [NAD(P)H], whose protein sequence is MKVTEHIENAKGKTLFSFEIIPPQKGKSIQELYDNIDPLMEFNPPFIDVTTSREEYIYIDRGNGLLDKKLTRMRPGTLGICASIKHKYNVDTVPHLLCGGFTKEETEYMLVDCHYLGINNVMALRGDAMKDEQSFTPKVGGNHYAIDLVKQINDLNCGKYLHEVMDADNKADFCIGVAGYPEKHLESPSLQSDLKRLKEKVDAGADYVVTQMFFDNAKYFAFVEKAREMGITIPIIPGIKPIAVQRHLQVLPQIFRIDLPEDLIDAVDKCKNNAEIKQVGIEWAIQQSLELKAAGVPFLHYYSMGKSENIRQIASQVF
- a CDS encoding class I SAM-dependent methyltransferase; the encoded protein is MKPEELQAIASQLKHPSGEKGIEMANMMNETNINMTKHSIQNLNISSENRILELGHGNAGHVEFLFEQAEKLKYYGLEMSELMFQEARQINRNFVSQKQAFFSLYDGNAVPFEDGLFDKIFTVNTLYFWQKPEELLAEIYRVLKPGGNFCLTFAEEDFMKKLPFTQFEFELYSTEKAQKLIRKSDFKIVYTETQTEKVKSKTGELVDRAFTTIVLEK